The DNA segment CGGCCATCAAGATGTGCCGAGATGATGCCCCGCAACGCAGGCATCAGATGCTTGACCACGAACTGTTTTTTCCCTTTGGTGGCAAGATACTCCTGAACAGCCCAGAAAAACCACAGAGAAGCATCGACGGAGTTGTAGGCCAGGTGCTCGGATGATTGGTCCAGGTAGTTGGGCAACAGTCCGTCACGCTCCAATTTGGCATAGGAGGCGAGTACCTCCTCGCCGAACTGTTGACGCCCGGCGTGAAAGGTCAGCCCCGGAAGTGCAATCATGGTATCGCGTCCCCACTCGCCGAACCAATGGTATCCGGCAACCACGGATGCAAAGCCGGAAGCATTGTGAATCAGGAACTGGTCTGAATGGTATTTCAGCCATTTGACATGGGTGCAGCGGTGCTTTGCCTTGGAGAACGCTATTTCCCGACGTTCGCTTTCCTTTTTTCGTATTCTTTCCAGATTGCCCAATGGTTCGGTGGAGGCCGCGAATATAACAGGTTTGCTTTTGTGGAGTTGCACTTCGAATGCTCCGGGACAAAAGAGGTCTTCCTGATAAGGGAATCCCCGTTCCCGCTCCGTCAGATATTCGATGTTCAAAACCCACTTGGGGCCGGGATGAAATTCCGAGGAGCGGTTGGTTCCCATGTAGAGGGGAGGCATCCCTTCATATGGCTGTACCTTGCGCCCGTTCTTTTCGGGGTAGGATTTGGGGTGCAGAAACATGTTCTCCCGTGCCAGGGAATGAATGTCGCGGTAGGCCAGCAGAGGCCGGATGCGAAGGGTCGGCCTGACTTTACCTTCAAGAAGTTCGTAGCAGAGCAACGTCGTATTTTTTCCATGTACCATCATCATGGATTTTTTGATGAGGGCATCACCTATGCGGTATGTAATGGATGGGGAAAGTCCCTGTTCGAATTCCTCCACAAACTGGTGCCCGGTGGGGTGGTAGACTCCGGGGAATTTGTTGGTTGAAAGAGCGAACTCTTTATCATGACTGATGAGCGAGGCTTCAACTTTTGACAAAAGGACAAACTTGCCACGTGGCTCTTTGAGAGAGGCCACGAGCAATCCGTGATATTTTCGAGTGTGGCAGTTGATGACCGTGCTTGAAGCATAGCCCCCGATGCCGTTGGTATCGAGCCATTCCTTCCGAGTCGCGGTCTCGGTATTGACGCACTCATCCCTGAGAATTCGTATCATATTCACCGCCAAAGGTAGAGAAAAGGTGATCAGAAAAGAACAAAAGAAGGCACGTATCTATGAATCCTGAAGGAAATACATAGGAAAAAGCCACCATATGCAAGTGAAATATCAAGCGTGCGTGTTATTTTTTTTCGCTCTTCCTTACGATTTATTTAAAATGCCGTAATATCTAATTTTATTTGTTAGTTTCCATGCTATTTGGTTGTGATGAAAGAGATGCTTCCTCTCATGCTGCGACGGTGTGTTTTCCCTCCCTTGTGTTTGTTCAGGCATGATCATGAGATCGCGTCACGTGCGGTGTCATGTGTCCTTGAAAGTGGACATTTCCTATTTGCTTGAAAAATGGGTCTGATTGATCACCTCTATCTCATGGCATGGGGATATCATGATTATGTATTGGTCATCATTGATCCCTCTTGCTAAGCAGGGGATGGTTTGTGCTTCATTGTGAGCTGCTTGTGGGGTGGAGTGTATGCAAGAGACCTTTTAGATGGTTGTATAAGACATTATATGGATGCATTACAGGTCTTCTTTGACAGTGTAGTGCATTCAAAGTGTTAAGTTTAACACAAAAAATTGGTGGTGCTGAACTGGGCGAATGATCCCATGATCCTGTTTTTTATTCTGTAATATGCAAGTCGCTATGGAACGGTTCAGCTTTGTGGTGTTCTTCTTGGCAGATGCAACGGCATGGGCGTCAGAACCTCCATACCTGTCCTTTTCAGGGAGCATTGACGGGGTGTGAATCTCTTTTGAAAGTGATCCGCCTGTTCTTTCCGGCATTTGTAGGCTTGGTGCAAAAGAGGAGCAGCTCCAATTTTGTGAATCTGCACCTTCAACGGTGTTTTCGAGCCGTGCAAAAGCGTTTACCTCTTCTCAACATTATAACATTTCCGGGGACGAATTTTCGGCCTGGGGGTCTGGAGTCATGTATGCAAACGCGAAGAACATTCATTAAGAACGGACTGGTTCTGATAGCCGGGTCATCGGGGTTGGTCTCCTATACAGCAAGTGCCTCCGGTGATGGGCCACACTATGGCATGATCATTCTCAAGGAACGATGTATGGGCTGCAACTCGTGCGCCAGTGCGTGCAAGTTGCAGAACGGGACGGCCCAGGGGCATTTTCTCACCCATATCGAGCAGGAAGAGGTTGGAGAGTTCCCTGATGCGAAAATGACCTTCACCCCGGATGGGTGCCGCCATTGTGCAGAGCCTTTTTGTCTTGACTCCTGCGAGGTCAATGCCATTCACAAGTTGGCCAATGGCATTGTCGTGACA comes from the Pseudodesulfovibrio piezophilus C1TLV30 genome and includes:
- a CDS encoding amylo-alpha-1,6-glucosidase: MIRILRDECVNTETATRKEWLDTNGIGGYASSTVINCHTRKYHGLLVASLKEPRGKFVLLSKVEASLISHDKEFALSTNKFPGVYHPTGHQFVEEFEQGLSPSITYRIGDALIKKSMMMVHGKNTTLLCYELLEGKVRPTLRIRPLLAYRDIHSLARENMFLHPKSYPEKNGRKVQPYEGMPPLYMGTNRSSEFHPGPKWVLNIEYLTERERGFPYQEDLFCPGAFEVQLHKSKPVIFAASTEPLGNLERIRKKESERREIAFSKAKHRCTHVKWLKYHSDQFLIHNASGFASVVAGYHWFGEWGRDTMIALPGLTFHAGRQQFGEEVLASYAKLERDGLLPNYLDQSSEHLAYNSVDASLWFFWAVQEYLATKGKKQFVVKHLMPALRGIISAHLDGRVPLCGLDEDGLLHAGNHNTQLTWMDAQAYGSPVTPRHGAAVEINALWYNALRFYLELTPAEDELASRALLAADTLAANFVHRFWNHTDTCLSDVINQDGQDNSIRPNQIFAVSLPYSMLDLEQMRAVVSTVQTHLLTPYGLRTLSPRNNDYSPFYRGDSNQRDSAYHQGMVWPWLAGHFGEALLRQAEDIKETKAFLKKYFKPILRSFPDDFGIASVPEIYTGNPPHLPKGTIAQAWSVAEAIRLNSLLGKK
- a CDS encoding 4Fe-4S dicluster domain-containing protein is translated as MQTRRTFIKNGLVLIAGSSGLVSYTASASGDGPHYGMIILKERCMGCNSCASACKLQNGTAQGHFLTHIEQEEVGEFPDAKMTFTPDGCRHCAEPFCLDSCEVNAIHKLANGIVVTDWGTCTGDGACVDACPFNARFVDPVEQKADSCDFCLSLLSKGSLPACVTSCPASARLFGDIKNPEGEFAKALRIARLSSDFTTTNMNYLDKQDGRIQS